A window of Acropora muricata isolate sample 2 chromosome 3, ASM3666990v1, whole genome shotgun sequence contains these coding sequences:
- the LOC136910641 gene encoding CTTNBP2 N-terminal-like protein, translating into MAFSPVGEHFKAGDQSRFENMMKLLLFLEAELQLKEEIIDLLLEDDRNQEFLNEKLSHLNRKQLHDPVLALARDNMYKEELWEDHFDEWESGKDSSFDHVVKSNAGQLCAVAAMRTIGVAHAQHEKYLKACKSLEKTGRNFLKLKQQLPAKESRKVVVQDPIRQPGSDSAWEIRELEMKIEKLNQQIDNERKRNEVLERRVEELTTTLGKERKRCRKVIETLANEVERLTNLVKMEGRNGHNLNGLKMNHDERLDGVKMRSNNHTIKSFPISTDNEIRQFCVL; encoded by the exons ATGGCGTTCTCTCCAGTAGGAGAACACTTTAAGGCCGGCGACCAAAGCAGATTCGAGAATATGATGAAATTGCTTCTGTTTCTTGAGGCAGAGCTTCAACTCAAGGAGGAGATTATTGATTTGTTGCTG GAGGATGACAGAAATCAGGAATTTCTAAATGAAAAACTGAGTCATTTGAATCGAAAACAGCTTCACGATCCAGTGCTAGCCTTGGCACGAGATAATATGTACAAGGAAGAACTATGGGAAGACCATTTTGATGAATGGGAGTCTGGTAAAGACTCCTCGTTTGACCACGTGGTCAAGAGCAATGCTGGGCAGCTTTGCGCAGTTGCTGCAATGAGAACTATTGGAGTGGCGCACGCGCAACATGAAAAGTATCTGAAGGCCTGCAAGTCCCTCGAAAAAACTGGAAGAAACTTTTTGAAG TTGAAGCAGCAGTTACCAGCTAAGGAATCAAGGAAAGTCGTGGTACAGGATCCTATTCGACAACCTGGATCAGACTCAGCCTGGGAAATCCGAGAACTTGAAATGAAAATTGAGAAACTGAATCAACAAATCGACAATGAACGTAAACGAAACGAAGTTTTAGAAAGAAGGGTGGAAGAACTCACAACCACTTTGGGTAAAGAACGTAAACGGTGCAGAAAAGTCATCGAAACTTTAGCAAATGAGGTTGAAAGGCTCACAAATCTGGTCAAAATGGAAGGAAGGAATGGACATAATTTAAATGGTCTTAAAATGAACCACGATGAACGTCTAGATGGAGTCAAAATGAGATCGAACAATCATACCATCAAAAGTTTTCCTATATCCACTGACAACGAGATAAGACAATTTTGCGTGTTATAG
- the LOC136910634 gene encoding TNF receptor-associated factor 4-like, which yields MPDIAGSSQSVKTVMEDAGVRATVSQNGFKTPSEEENNMTGGNHSPTGSARSRGSSSRGSPTLSYQEREKFDLKLFLYPLEKKYQCPICENVLRYPKQLKCGHRLCSSCFHELARVEPRCPLDQTEIDKDDPNQRPDHFDKACYGEILALEVRCKHHEWGCKWESDYKDFQDHVNNKCEYAEILCQNDCGAKFQKRFLQKHLDKDCPKKIIACPYCDDRHLREDKKTHLAEECPKLPLPCPNKCDKKLEIPRDELDQHIEEFCPKTKMVCEFEVIGCTHRCSREKMPKHYKSAMIDHVKAIFIKMTEQDERLNKHELALKENTDFIKGVDKRVGDLEKIANSQLIWRIEDYTRKLKEARAGNADTLFSPTFTTSKHGYRLCASVCLNGDGKGKGTHMSVFISVLKGAFDSLLKWPFDYRVTFYLLDQDEDHLQRKHIKFSIKPNPCPENEPFLGRPKLEKNASFGGAKFAKHEEIDTRHYVKDDTIFLKIAIDCDGLSEP from the exons ATGCCAGACATTGCAGGATCAAGCCAAAGCGTGAAAACAGTAATGGAGGACGCTGGAGTAAGAGCAACAGTCAGCCAAAATGGTTTTAAAACACCAAGTGAAGAG GAAAATAACATGACCGGTGGAAATCACAGTCCGACGGGAAGCGCTAGATCTCGCGGAAGCAGCAGTCGCGGTAGCCCGACTCTAAGCTATCAAGAAAGGGAGAAGTTTGATCTCAAATTATTCCTTTATCCTTTGGAAAAAAAGTACCAGTGTCCGATTTGTGAAAATGTTCTTCGATATCCAAAGCAGCTTAAATGTGGGCATCGCTTGTGTTCGTCCTGTTTCCACGAACTAGCGAG agTTGAGCCGCGCTGCCCTCTTGATCAAACGGAAATCGATAAGGATGAC CCTAACCAAAGACCCGACCATTTTGACAAAGCTTGTTACGGTGAAATTTTAGCATTGGAAGTGAGATGCAAGCATCACGAATGGGGCTGTAAATGGGAATCAGACTATAAAGACTTCCAG GACCATGTGAACAACAAATGCGAGTATGCAGAAATCCTTTGCCAAAATGACTGCGGAGCCAAATTTCAGAAACGATTTCTTCAGAAACATTTAGACAAGGATTGTCCGAAAAAGATCATCGCATGCCCTTACTGTGATGACAGACACCTGCGAGAAGACAAAAAG ACGCATTTAGCAGAAGAGTGCCCCAAGCTACCACTACCATGTCCAAACAAATGTGACAAGAAACTTGAGATCCCACGAGATGAG CTGGATCAACACATCGAAGAGTTTTGCCCGAAGACCAAGATGGTGTGTGAGTTTGAAGTTATTGGTTGTACTCACAGG tgtaGTCGtgaaaaaatgccaaaacattacaagagCGCCATGATTGACCACGTCAAAGCAATCTTCATCAAGATGACAGAACAAGATGAACGACTTAACAAGCACGAACTCGCTCTAAAGGAAAACACAGACTTCATAAAAGGAGTGGACAAGCGAGTTGGTGATCTTGAGAAAATTGCCAACAGTCAATTGATCTGGCGAATTGAAGACTATACGCGCAAACTGAAGGAAGCCAGAGCAGGCAACGCAGACACCCTGTTTAGCCCAACATTCACAACCAGCAAACATGGCTATCGACTGTGTGCCTCCGTCTGTCTGAACGGAGACGGAAAGGGAAAAGGAACGCACATGTCCGTGTTCATCAGTGTACTGAAAG GTGCTTTTGACAGCTTACTGAAATGGCCGTTTGATTACCGAGTTACATTCTACTTATTGGATCAAGATGAGGACCATTTGCAACGGAAGCACATCAAGTTCAGCATCAAGCCAAATCCATGTCCAGAAAACGAACCGTTCCTCGGCAGACCAAAACTGGAGAAAAATGCAAGTTTTGGAGGTGCAAAGTTCGCGAAACACGAAGAGATCGACACTCGACACTACGTCAAGGACGATACGATCTTCTTGAAGATCGCCATCGACTGCGACGGACTAAGCGAGCCTTAG